In Bacillus sp. BGMRC 2118, a single window of DNA contains:
- the gcvH gene encoding glycine cleavage system protein GcvH — MNTPKELRYSEEHEWVKVEGNLARIGITDFAQSELGDIVFVELPEVGDEISVNEPFGSVESVKTVSELYAPISGKVVEINEDLDGSPEFVNESPYEKAWMIVVELTDSSEVENLLSAEKYEEMINQD, encoded by the coding sequence ATGAACACACCTAAAGAATTACGTTATTCAGAAGAGCACGAATGGGTAAAGGTTGAAGGCAATTTAGCTCGTATTGGGATTACTGACTTTGCACAATCAGAGCTTGGGGACATCGTATTTGTAGAACTGCCAGAGGTAGGCGACGAAATTTCAGTAAACGAACCATTTGGAAGCGTAGAGTCTGTAAAAACGGTTTCTGAACTATATGCTCCGATTAGCGGAAAAGTGGTTGAAATTAATGAAGATTTAGATGGTAGCCCAGAGTTTGTAAACGAATCTCCATATGAAAAAGCATGGATGATCGTTGTTGAACTTACTGATTCTTCAGAAGTTGAAAACTTACTGTCTGCTGAGAAATACGAAGAAATGATTAACCAAGATTAA
- a CDS encoding DUF2553 family protein: MLEQQKLDITDRVVGKLNNNQMDLYVEEQPIGRMLFTNQGNQYELNSGYEHENNKIFHYADVTTGADQKYTDCDEENGWC, translated from the coding sequence ATGCTTGAACAACAAAAGCTTGATATAACAGATCGTGTTGTTGGGAAACTGAACAATAATCAAATGGATTTGTACGTAGAAGAGCAGCCGATAGGCAGAATGCTTTTTACGAATCAAGGAAATCAGTATGAATTAAATTCTGGCTATGAGCATGAAAACAATAAGATATTTCACTATGCAGATGTCACAACAGGTGCAGATCAGAAATATACAGATTGTGATGAAGAAAATGGCTGGTGTTAA
- a CDS encoding thioredoxin family protein, with protein MEEWSATEFEQAKEGVVAVFFYTPLCGTCKLGERMLQVVKELLPTIKFKKINLNYSAELSTQLEIQSVPCLTVLKDGEVVKQIFAFQSVEYLYLELSSM; from the coding sequence ATGGAGGAATGGTCGGCAACAGAGTTCGAACAAGCAAAAGAAGGGGTAGTTGCAGTATTCTTCTACACGCCACTTTGTGGAACATGCAAGCTTGGAGAACGAATGCTGCAAGTCGTAAAAGAACTACTGCCAACAATAAAATTTAAAAAAATCAATCTAAACTATTCAGCAGAACTCTCAACTCAGTTGGAAATCCAAAGTGTTCCATGTCTAACCGTTTTAAAAGATGGTGAAGTGGTAAAGCAAATCTTTGCTTTTCAATCTGTGGAATATTTATATCTTGAGCTAAGCTCCATGTAA
- a CDS encoding GntR family transcriptional regulator, translated as MFELDIRSRQPIYEQLVEKLKELIMNNILKVDEQLPSVRTLAQQLTINPNTIQKAYRELEREGYIYSIPGKGSFVSESTSIINSEKLEKVKQELSKLISEAIYLGITKEDIVEMFNSVADSAERDDVND; from the coding sequence ATGTTTGAGTTAGACATTAGAAGTAGACAGCCCATTTATGAGCAGCTAGTAGAAAAATTAAAGGAGCTTATTATGAACAATATCCTAAAGGTTGATGAACAGCTACCGTCAGTTAGAACATTAGCACAGCAATTAACGATTAATCCAAACACGATACAAAAGGCATATAGAGAACTAGAGCGTGAAGGCTACATTTATTCCATTCCAGGTAAGGGGAGCTTTGTCAGTGAATCAACAAGTATTATAAATTCCGAGAAGCTTGAAAAGGTCAAACAGGAGCTGTCAAAGCTTATATCAGAGGCCATCTACTTAGGCATTACGAAGGAAGATATAGTGGAAATGTTCAATTCAGTAGCAGATTCTGCGGAAAGGGACGATGTAAATGATTAA
- a CDS encoding ABC transporter ATP-binding protein: MINVSNLSKGFEDLEAIQNVSLQVSEGSIFGLLGSNGAGKTTLLRVLAGILSQDSGEATIDNHTIFENEEIKKNLFFIPDHPHFFSQYTINQMAKFYKSIYSNWSEERFLKLKDVFQLDADKKIHKFSKGMKRQVAFWLALSTMPKILILDEPFDGLDPVMRRKVKNLMIQDVAERNMTVLVSSHNLREVEDICDHIAILHKGSLILQKDLDDLKSDIHKVQVAFNTSSTDMYQGLEILYKEERGSVTLCIIRGKEHEIVSKFKEYNPIIFDMLPLTLEEIFIYEMGDQGYAIQNILV; the protein is encoded by the coding sequence ATGATTAATGTGAGTAATCTTTCTAAAGGATTTGAAGATTTAGAGGCCATACAAAATGTCAGTTTACAAGTATCAGAAGGATCAATTTTTGGGTTATTAGGTTCAAATGGTGCAGGAAAAACAACACTACTTCGTGTATTAGCAGGTATATTATCTCAAGACAGTGGTGAAGCAACGATTGACAACCATACTATTTTTGAAAATGAAGAGATAAAAAAGAATCTGTTTTTTATTCCAGATCATCCTCATTTCTTTTCACAATATACCATTAACCAAATGGCGAAGTTTTATAAGAGTATTTACAGTAACTGGTCGGAAGAACGATTTTTAAAACTAAAGGACGTCTTTCAGTTAGATGCTGACAAAAAAATACATAAGTTTTCTAAAGGTATGAAAAGACAGGTTGCCTTTTGGTTAGCGTTATCAACGATGCCTAAAATTCTTATATTAGATGAACCGTTTGATGGGTTAGATCCAGTTATGAGACGAAAGGTAAAAAACTTAATGATTCAAGATGTTGCCGAACGAAATATGACGGTTCTTGTTTCTTCTCACAATTTGAGAGAAGTAGAAGACATTTGTGATCACATTGCAATACTACACAAAGGGTCACTTATTCTGCAAAAGGATTTGGATGATTTAAAATCAGATATCCATAAGGTGCAGGTTGCGTTTAATACGAGCTCAACTGATATGTATCAAGGGCTCGAAATTCTTTATAAAGAGGAACGTGGAAGTGTCACACTATGCATTATTCGAGGAAAAGAACATGAGATTGTAAGTAAATTCAAGGAATATAATCCCATCATTTTTGATATGCTTCCACTTACATTAGAAGAGATATTTATATACGAAATGGGGGATCAAGGCTATGCAATCCAAAACATCTTGGTTTAA
- a CDS encoding sigma-70 family RNA polymerase sigma factor, with product MDYSLLYQQHYHTLYNAVHYIIKDHFLSEDIVQETFIKAFEKSETVKDEQKIGAWLKTVAKRTAIDFLRKQKRCSCDCLEETLNLAVEESTEKHAEWNCFKGEVEREIKALKIEQQQILCLKINKGLKEREIASFLNLNPSTVKINTFRARNILKKKFEQQVITA from the coding sequence ATGGATTACTCGTTGTTATATCAACAACATTATCACACGCTTTATAACGCCGTTCATTATATTATTAAAGATCACTTTTTAAGCGAAGATATTGTACAAGAAACATTTATTAAAGCTTTTGAAAAGTCTGAAACGGTGAAGGATGAACAGAAAATTGGTGCGTGGTTAAAGACGGTGGCAAAACGGACAGCAATTGACTTCTTACGAAAACAAAAGAGATGCAGCTGTGACTGTTTAGAAGAAACACTCAATTTGGCAGTTGAGGAGTCAACAGAGAAACACGCTGAATGGAATTGTTTTAAAGGTGAAGTAGAAAGAGAAATTAAAGCACTAAAGATAGAACAACAGCAAATTCTTTGCCTAAAAATAAATAAAGGTTTAAAAGAAAGAGAGATTGCAAGTTTCCTGAATTTGAATCCAAGCACGGTGAAAATCAATACTTTTCGAGCAAGAAATATTTTGAAGAAGAAATTTGAACAACAAGTTATTACAGCATAA
- a CDS encoding homoserine O-acetyltransferase — MIDEKIPVKHGEVTIGQFTTESGVSLENVIISYERAGPLDAPIIFVCHALTGNQYSIGTPESPGWWSGLIGENKHIDTNKWQVITMNVLGGCSGSTGPTSENEDHKPYNSTFPFITVRDIVRSHYLAMQQLGIGEVHAIIGGSLGGMQVLEWGIMYPDFAKLLFPLATAPYFSDYGIAYNTISRFAITNDPSWKEGDYETNPHAGLSIARMIGMISYRSREQFNNRFDREKREGWGQNHREKAYQIESYLHYQGEKFVNRFDANSYLYLLKAMDSHDIGRGRGGWLEAIKLITAKVVAFSYKGDLIYPSETTNQLVENLKHRNGASKHIEVDTIFGHDGFLVEFEKWGHVIEEELNESN; from the coding sequence ATGATTGATGAAAAGATCCCGGTAAAACATGGAGAAGTAACAATTGGCCAGTTTACTACGGAATCTGGTGTTTCACTTGAAAATGTCATCATTAGCTATGAACGTGCCGGTCCACTGGATGCTCCGATTATTTTCGTCTGTCATGCTTTAACAGGGAATCAATACTCAATTGGTACACCGGAATCACCTGGCTGGTGGTCAGGATTAATAGGTGAAAACAAGCACATTGATACAAACAAGTGGCAGGTTATAACCATGAATGTCCTGGGAGGATGTAGTGGTTCAACTGGCCCGACAAGTGAAAATGAAGACCATAAACCTTATAACTCCACTTTTCCTTTTATCACGGTTAGAGATATTGTCCGAAGTCACTATCTTGCAATGCAACAGCTTGGAATTGGGGAAGTGCACGCCATAATTGGCGGCTCACTTGGGGGAATGCAAGTACTAGAATGGGGAATCATGTACCCGGATTTTGCAAAGCTACTTTTTCCGTTAGCGACAGCTCCATATTTTAGTGATTATGGAATTGCCTATAATACAATCTCCAGGTTTGCGATAACAAATGATCCGAGCTGGAAAGAAGGAGACTATGAAACAAATCCTCATGCTGGTCTGAGTATTGCCAGGATGATAGGGATGATATCTTACCGGTCAAGAGAACAATTTAACAACAGATTTGACCGAGAGAAGCGAGAGGGATGGGGGCAAAACCATAGGGAGAAGGCATATCAAATTGAGTCTTACCTCCATTATCAAGGTGAAAAATTTGTAAACCGATTTGATGCAAATAGCTATTTGTATTTGTTGAAGGCAATGGATTCACATGATATTGGACGTGGTAGAGGCGGATGGCTTGAGGCAATAAAATTAATCACTGCCAAGGTAGTTGCCTTTAGTTATAAAGGGGATCTAATTTATCCATCAGAGACAACGAATCAGTTAGTGGAGAACTTGAAGCATAGGAATGGTGCTTCCAAGCATATAGAGGTAGATACGATATTTGGTCATGATGGATTTTTAGTAGAGTTTGAGAAATGGGGACATGTAATTGAGGAGGAGTTGAATGAAAGCAACTAA
- a CDS encoding homoserine dehydrogenase — protein MKATKVVLLGLGTVGTGVYETIYSHQLKLREATGNPVEIVGVLVKDRGKQRDIHKRILVTTDIEELLRLEEVDIVFEAIVGIEPANSYIRRFIEKGCHIISANKELLAHKGSELTEYAGKYKRIITFEAAVAGGVPLIRTITQLLQVNGIVKVEAILNGTSNYILTRMRNEHLSYEEVLSDAQKLGYAEADPSNDILGIDSFYKLMILSQLVYGEQPEWQLVERIGINQVTTLDVLVGEKLGVRLKLIASLTTIQNRICAEVKPVFVDHSHPLYNVEGVDNGIVINTDLVGSILLQGPGAGSKATASAMIEDLVYINQYKNENSVRQRFSYREEGQEESSSAWLSIINAPNSTTLKNNYLTKTNPSSYGIKHVKREMIKNNQGYIIGDILVGKREDVLNFLQKVDQESLRFYEVSSTNLKQGNEQQHVLQSTIL, from the coding sequence ATGAAAGCAACTAAGGTAGTGTTATTAGGATTAGGGACAGTTGGTACAGGTGTATATGAAACTATCTACAGCCACCAGCTAAAATTAAGGGAAGCTACTGGAAATCCAGTCGAAATAGTAGGGGTGTTAGTAAAGGACCGAGGCAAACAACGGGACATACACAAAAGAATTCTAGTAACGACTGATATTGAAGAGTTACTAAGATTGGAAGAAGTGGATATTGTCTTCGAGGCTATTGTAGGAATAGAGCCAGCCAATTCATATATTCGAAGATTTATAGAAAAAGGATGCCATATTATTAGTGCAAATAAAGAGTTACTTGCTCATAAAGGAAGCGAGCTAACAGAATATGCCGGGAAATATAAACGTATTATCACATTTGAAGCAGCGGTTGCCGGTGGGGTACCATTAATACGCACCATTACGCAACTACTTCAAGTTAACGGAATTGTTAAAGTTGAAGCGATATTAAATGGAACGAGTAATTATATTTTAACAAGAATGAGGAATGAGCACTTATCGTATGAAGAGGTACTAAGCGATGCACAAAAATTAGGATACGCAGAGGCAGATCCCTCTAATGACATTCTAGGAATTGATTCGTTTTATAAACTGATGATACTTAGTCAACTCGTATATGGAGAGCAACCAGAATGGCAGCTAGTTGAGAGAATCGGAATTAATCAGGTAACAACCTTAGATGTATTAGTTGGAGAGAAGTTAGGGGTACGTTTGAAGCTGATTGCTTCATTAACCACGATCCAAAATCGGATTTGTGCAGAGGTAAAACCAGTGTTTGTTGACCATAGTCATCCTCTATACAATGTTGAAGGAGTAGATAATGGAATTGTCATAAATACGGATCTAGTTGGCAGTATTCTTCTGCAAGGACCAGGTGCAGGGTCAAAAGCCACTGCAAGTGCCATGATTGAAGACTTAGTCTATATCAATCAATATAAAAATGAAAACAGTGTAAGGCAGAGGTTCAGTTACCGTGAAGAAGGACAGGAGGAATCTTCTTCTGCATGGTTATCTATTATAAATGCTCCAAATTCTACTACACTGAAAAACAATTATTTAACAAAGACGAATCCTAGTAGCTATGGAATTAAGCATGTGAAACGTGAAATGATTAAAAATAATCAAGGCTACATTATAGGTGATATCTTAGTAGGAAAAAGAGAGGATGTGTTGAATTTTCTCCAAAAAGTAGACCAAGAGTCTTTAAGGTTCTATGAAGTGTCTTCCACAAACCTTAAGCAAGGCAACGAACAGCAGCATGTATTGCAATCAACAATTTTATAA
- a CDS encoding aminotransferase class V-fold PLP-dependent enzyme — MTNQSYELETLLLHGGHAPDPTTGSRAVPIYQTSSYVFHNSEHAKRLFSLDEPGNIYSRISNPTVDVLEKRIALLEDGVAAVATSSGQAAISLTILNLAHAGDEIVAATNLYGGTYNLFAVTLPKYGIKVNFVDSSDPENFKKAITPNTKAIFAETIGNPSLQVLDIERVADIAHEAGIPLIIDNTFASPSLCKPIEWGADIVVHSATKWIGGHGTSIGGLVIDGGRFNWNSEKFPGFTEPDPSYNGIRYANDFGTLAFITKLRVQLLRDFGSCLSPFNAFLILQGLETLQLRMEKHTRNAKDIADYLSNHPAVEWVTYPGLESHPSYNLAKKYLKNGDGAVVIFGIKGGRDAGKQFIDSLSLWSHLANVGDAKSLVIHPASTTHQQLSPEQLKATGVSEELVRLSVGLEAVKDLTNDLNQALIKATGVSKDGKREIVINDEGVIRWALSSATERVVIDGVEQERTKNLAIVGLSSNPSRPSHRLAVKMQRLGYRIIPVNPRETEVLGEKAYPDLTSVPEAIDIVQIFRSPEAAIELAKEAAVVRPKIFWLQEGVISEEAATIAKDAGLEVVHNRCTFKEAQRLRGTIATFACEI, encoded by the coding sequence ATGACAAATCAATCGTATGAATTAGAGACTTTATTATTACATGGAGGTCATGCACCAGATCCGACAACAGGATCGAGAGCAGTTCCTATCTATCAAACTTCGTCTTATGTGTTTCATAACTCAGAGCATGCAAAGAGATTGTTTTCACTCGATGAGCCAGGCAATATTTATTCCCGAATTAGTAACCCGACTGTCGATGTTCTAGAGAAACGAATTGCTTTATTAGAAGATGGTGTTGCAGCTGTTGCGACATCTTCCGGGCAGGCAGCCATTTCATTAACGATTTTAAACCTGGCTCACGCAGGAGATGAAATTGTAGCAGCAACAAATCTTTACGGAGGTACGTATAATCTGTTTGCTGTAACTCTTCCAAAGTACGGAATTAAGGTAAACTTTGTTGATTCTTCTGACCCAGAAAACTTTAAAAAAGCCATTACTCCAAATACGAAGGCCATATTTGCGGAGACGATCGGAAATCCGAGCTTACAAGTTTTAGATATTGAAAGAGTAGCAGATATTGCCCATGAAGCAGGAATTCCATTAATTATTGACAACACATTTGCATCACCTTCACTTTGTAAACCGATTGAGTGGGGAGCAGATATCGTTGTTCATTCCGCAACGAAGTGGATAGGCGGACATGGTACATCTATTGGAGGTCTTGTCATCGATGGCGGGCGTTTCAACTGGAATAGTGAGAAATTCCCAGGATTCACAGAACCAGATCCTAGCTACAACGGCATTCGATATGCGAATGACTTTGGGACATTGGCTTTCATTACAAAGCTGCGAGTTCAGCTGCTTCGTGATTTCGGTTCTTGTTTAAGTCCGTTCAATGCGTTTCTTATTTTACAAGGATTAGAAACACTTCAACTGCGCATGGAAAAGCATACAAGAAATGCGAAGGACATAGCAGACTACTTATCGAACCATCCAGCGGTTGAGTGGGTAACATATCCTGGCCTTGAGTCACATCCTTCTTATAATCTGGCAAAGAAATATTTAAAGAACGGAGATGGAGCCGTTGTCATTTTTGGAATAAAGGGTGGCCGTGATGCAGGGAAACAATTCATCGACTCATTATCTCTATGGTCACATTTAGCAAACGTCGGGGATGCGAAATCACTTGTTATTCACCCAGCTTCAACAACTCATCAACAGCTGTCACCAGAGCAGTTAAAGGCTACAGGAGTATCCGAAGAGTTAGTGCGATTATCAGTCGGCCTGGAAGCTGTAAAGGACTTAACAAATGATTTGAATCAGGCACTTATCAAAGCAACAGGCGTTTCAAAGGATGGAAAAAGAGAAATTGTAATCAATGACGAAGGCGTGATCCGTTGGGCATTATCGTCTGCAACAGAAAGAGTTGTGATTGATGGAGTAGAACAGGAACGTACAAAAAATTTAGCCATCGTAGGATTAAGCAGTAATCCGTCCAGACCGAGTCATCGTTTGGCTGTTAAAATGCAGCGACTGGGATATCGAATTATTCCGGTGAATCCAAGAGAAACAGAGGTACTCGGAGAAAAGGCATATCCGGATTTAACATCTGTTCCGGAAGCAATCGATATTGTACAAATCTTTAGAAGTCCGGAGGCTGCGATAGAATTAGCAAAAGAAGCAGCTGTCGTTAGACCGAAAATCTTTTGGCTACAAGAAGGTGTTATTTCAGAAGAAGCTGCAACTATTGCGAAGGACGCAGGGTTAGAAGTGGTCCACAATCGCTGTACATTTAAAGAGGCGCAGCGACTGCGCGGAACGATTGCAACGTTTGCCTGTGAAATATAA
- a CDS encoding aliphatic sulfonate ABC transporter substrate-binding protein, with protein sequence MSILGACASETSNSEGKPEVIRLDYAFYSPTSLVLKEFGWVEEEFEKEGIKVEWVQSLGSNKALEFLNSDSVDFGSTAGAAALIAKSKAAPIESVYIYSKPEWTALVTQGSSAISKVSDLKGKKVAATLGTDPYIFLLRSLAEEGLSPSDVEIVNLQHGDGATALVAGKVDAWAGLDPHMAKLEVTEGTKFVYRNADLNTYGTLNVRSEFAEKYPEYVEKVIKLYEKARTWTIENEQEATSILAEQAQLDQSVAALQITRNDFSNPIPGSTQIEALTEAGKLLQTSGVIEQNVEIEKLVNQLIQPEFAKKVIK encoded by the coding sequence ATGAGTATACTTGGTGCGTGTGCATCAGAGACGTCTAACTCAGAGGGTAAACCGGAAGTTATACGCTTAGATTATGCTTTTTACTCGCCAACAAGCCTTGTATTAAAGGAGTTTGGCTGGGTTGAGGAAGAGTTTGAAAAAGAAGGAATCAAAGTAGAGTGGGTACAAAGCTTAGGAAGTAACAAAGCACTTGAATTTCTAAACAGCGATAGCGTTGATTTTGGATCGACAGCTGGTGCTGCGGCATTGATAGCAAAGTCAAAAGCTGCTCCAATCGAGTCCGTTTATATTTATTCAAAACCTGAATGGACGGCACTGGTTACACAAGGTTCCTCAGCTATTTCAAAGGTAAGTGACCTTAAAGGTAAGAAGGTTGCTGCTACTTTAGGAACTGATCCATATATTTTCTTGCTACGTTCCCTGGCGGAAGAAGGTTTATCTCCGTCAGATGTTGAGATTGTGAATTTACAACATGGAGATGGAGCAACAGCCTTAGTTGCTGGAAAAGTAGATGCATGGGCAGGGTTAGATCCTCATATGGCAAAGCTGGAGGTAACAGAAGGAACAAAGTTTGTGTATCGTAATGCAGATCTAAATACATACGGTACATTAAATGTTCGATCAGAGTTTGCAGAAAAGTATCCAGAATATGTAGAAAAGGTAATTAAACTTTATGAAAAAGCACGCACTTGGACAATCGAAAATGAACAAGAGGCAACATCAATACTAGCTGAGCAGGCTCAATTAGATCAGAGTGTTGCGGCACTTCAAATTACAAGAAATGATTTCTCAAACCCAATTCCAGGAAGTACACAAATAGAGGCTTTAACAGAGGCGGGAAAGCTGCTACAAACAAGTGGAGTAATCGAACAAAATGTAGAAATTGAAAAGCTGGTTAATCAATTAATTCAGCCGGAATTTGCGAAAAAAGTAATTAAGTAA
- a CDS encoding ABC transporter permease — protein MSQQTETNVVKPIRPSLKLSFPSKKWTLSSKQVLIGSILPVALLVLWELLSRLGVIPPNQLPAPTVILQKIASMIQDGSLWGHVGITFYRVVIGFLLGTVIALILGSLVGFFRWIEQFIDPLLQAFRSIPSLAWVPLFILWFSIGETSKILLIAVGVFFPVYLNIVSGVKGVDRKLIEVGKIYGFSTYQLIRTIIIPASMPSFLVGLRSGLGLGWMFVVAAELMGASTGLGYLLVFGQNMSSPDIIIASIFLFALLGKVTDFLLKVIEQRVLHWQDSLSSNER, from the coding sequence ATGTCACAGCAAACAGAAACCAATGTTGTAAAGCCCATTCGACCAAGTTTGAAGCTTTCATTCCCTTCAAAAAAATGGACACTTTCTTCAAAGCAAGTCCTCATTGGCAGTATACTTCCTGTTGCTCTTCTCGTTTTATGGGAGTTACTTAGCAGGCTGGGAGTCATCCCACCAAACCAGCTACCTGCCCCAACGGTGATTTTACAAAAAATTGCCTCAATGATACAAGATGGTAGCTTATGGGGACATGTCGGGATTACCTTTTATCGGGTAGTTATAGGTTTCCTATTAGGAACAGTTATTGCACTTATACTAGGATCACTTGTCGGTTTCTTCCGATGGATTGAACAGTTTATCGACCCTTTGCTGCAGGCATTTCGTTCAATTCCCTCATTAGCTTGGGTGCCACTATTTATTTTATGGTTTAGTATCGGTGAAACATCAAAGATTCTTCTAATTGCTGTCGGCGTCTTTTTCCCGGTGTATTTGAACATTGTCAGTGGGGTAAAGGGAGTGGATCGAAAATTAATTGAGGTGGGGAAGATATATGGGTTCTCTACGTACCAATTAATTAGAACGATCATAATCCCTGCTTCTATGCCTTCCTTTTTAGTCGGACTTAGGAGTGGGCTAGGTTTAGGGTGGATGTTTGTCGTCGCAGCTGAGCTAATGGGAGCAAGTACAGGACTTGGGTATTTATTAGTATTTGGTCAAAATATGAGCTCTCCTGACATCATTATTGCCAGTATATTTCTATTTGCTCTTCTTGGGAAAGTTACAGATTTTCTTTTAAAAGTAATTGAGCAAAGGGTGTTGCATTGGCAGGACAGTTTATCGAGTAATGAGAGGTGA
- a CDS encoding ABC transporter ATP-binding protein gives MFVNVTKATKRFDNGNVAYKNVSFSAQEGEIIGLVGTSGCGKSTLLRSISGLDPEYEGSVRINNYEAKECKESIGFMFQEPRLMPWLSVLDNVQFGSNHKQSQHAELLVEQVGLKGFEKHYPKELSGGMAQRAAIARALMTSPKLLLLDEPFSALDAFTKMQLQDLLLSVWEKNRATMLLVTHDIDEALYLCDRILVFRGQPGELSREIRVDRGENLRSRGDEKQLKQKAQILALLNIERSIS, from the coding sequence ATGTTTGTAAACGTAACGAAGGCAACAAAAAGGTTTGATAACGGTAACGTTGCCTATAAGAATGTTTCTTTTTCAGCCCAGGAAGGAGAAATTATAGGTCTTGTTGGTACGAGTGGTTGTGGCAAGAGCACACTTCTGAGGTCTATTTCCGGACTTGATCCGGAGTATGAGGGAAGTGTCCGTATCAATAACTATGAGGCGAAAGAATGTAAGGAATCCATCGGATTTATGTTTCAAGAGCCTCGATTAATGCCTTGGCTCTCAGTACTAGATAATGTTCAGTTTGGTAGTAACCATAAACAAAGTCAACATGCGGAACTTCTAGTTGAACAAGTGGGATTAAAGGGATTTGAAAAGCATTATCCGAAGGAATTGTCAGGCGGCATGGCACAACGGGCTGCCATTGCAAGAGCGCTTATGACATCTCCCAAGCTCTTGCTGCTGGATGAACCATTTAGTGCGCTCGATGCCTTTACAAAAATGCAGCTTCAAGACCTCCTTCTTTCTGTATGGGAGAAAAACAGGGCCACAATGCTCCTTGTCACTCATGATATTGACGAAGCCCTTTACTTATGTGACCGGATACTTGTATTTAGAGGGCAGCCTGGAGAACTGAGTAGAGAAATTCGAGTTGATAGAGGAGAAAATCTTCGCTCTCGCGGGGATGAGAAACAGTTAAAGCAAAAGGCACAAATATTAGCACTGTTAAACATTGAAAGGAGTATATCATGA